In Marivivens aquimaris, one genomic interval encodes:
- a CDS encoding ATP-dependent DNA helicase, with product MTLPTLKFSEDQAAAWDAISDNLAEAGVDLVDSLMQKPQGPSSSVMAVIGKAGSGKTLLLAELTKALRDAGVSIISGDWEGKKSRDRRTLAVLAPTNKAAAVLRNRGVPATTIHRILYTPVYDPHYEQIAEWLAGEAERPTVEGLTDTALDRAYASYQINASIPAALAAAGLRGSDFITGWKRREEPLDIGFIDESSMLDQKALDDLKEIFPTLVLFGDPAQLPPVQGTGGMVFEALPEKQKLILNRIHRQEVGNPILDLAHALADPWVDFYKFEQLVEEASKKDPRVVWAQRVESDLMARSPVLVWRNATRIRLIHAFRNAFDAPQDMLLPGEPLICDGIELPAKHRKKRLDLEARGLIKGAQVIYRGPGSKPGFSRLWVMGAEEPQLSAASIVKIEMEGEEEPFIPYAARMGATFLHGAAVTIHKAQGSQWDTVQVFGPDIYAAAQMGRSEAGQPLWKRLAYVAITRAERELRWVTRRSLARPTSPLSIDDLSAPAAELRLTTQEAPE from the coding sequence ATGACATTGCCCACCCTTAAATTTTCCGAAGATCAGGCCGCCGCTTGGGATGCTATTTCCGATAATCTGGCCGAGGCCGGCGTCGATCTCGTCGACTCGCTGATGCAAAAGCCCCAAGGGCCGAGCAGCAGCGTCATGGCCGTCATCGGGAAGGCGGGCTCGGGTAAAACCCTGCTGCTGGCCGAGCTGACCAAGGCGCTGCGCGACGCGGGCGTGTCGATCATTTCGGGCGATTGGGAAGGGAAGAAGTCTCGCGACCGCAGGACGTTAGCCGTCCTCGCGCCGACGAACAAAGCCGCCGCTGTTCTGCGAAACCGCGGCGTGCCTGCAACGACGATCCACCGCATCCTTTATACGCCGGTTTACGATCCGCACTACGAACAGATCGCGGAATGGCTGGCGGGGGAGGCCGAGCGCCCGACCGTTGAGGGGCTGACCGACACCGCGCTGGACCGTGCCTACGCGTCCTACCAGATCAACGCCTCTATTCCTGCGGCCTTGGCTGCTGCGGGTCTGCGCGGCTCCGACTTCATCACCGGCTGGAAACGCCGCGAAGAGCCGCTGGATATCGGGTTCATCGACGAAAGTTCGATGCTGGACCAGAAGGCGCTCGATGACCTGAAGGAGATTTTCCCGACGTTGGTGCTGTTCGGCGATCCCGCGCAGCTGCCGCCAGTTCAGGGCACGGGCGGCATGGTGTTCGAGGCGCTGCCGGAAAAGCAGAAGCTGATCCTCAATCGCATTCACCGTCAGGAGGTGGGCAACCCGATCCTCGATCTCGCCCACGCGCTAGCCGATCCGTGGGTCGATTTCTATAAGTTCGAGCAGCTCGTCGAAGAGGCGTCGAAGAAAGACCCGCGTGTGGTCTGGGCCCAACGTGTCGAGTCCGACCTAATGGCGCGCTCGCCCGTGCTGGTCTGGCGCAACGCAACGCGCATTCGCTTGATCCACGCGTTCCGCAATGCATTCGACGCGCCTCAGGACATGCTGCTCCCGGGTGAGCCGCTGATCTGCGACGGCATCGAATTGCCTGCGAAACACCGTAAGAAACGCCTCGATCTGGAAGCGCGCGGCCTCATCAAGGGCGCGCAGGTGATCTACCGCGGTCCGGGCAGCAAGCCGGGCTTTTCGCGGCTCTGGGTGATGGGCGCCGAGGAGCCTCAGCTCTCAGCCGCCAGCATCGTAAAGATCGAGATGGAGGGCGAGGAAGAGCCGTTCATTCCGTATGCTGCCCGTATGGGGGCGACCTTCCTGCATGGCGCGGCGGTGACGATCCACAAAGCGCAGGGCTCGCAGTGGGATACCGTTCAGGTCTTCGGACCCGATATTTACGCAGCCGCCCAAATGGGGCGGTCGGAGGCGGGGCAGCCGCTGTGGAAGCGCCTCGCTTACGTCGCGATCACGCGGGCGGAGCGGGAGCTTCGCTGGGTGACGCGCCGCAGCCTCGCGCGCCCGACGTCACCGCTATCGATTGACGACCTGTCGGCTCCGGCGGCAGAGTTGCGCCTGACAACGCAGGAGGCTCCGGAATGA
- a CDS encoding SDR family oxidoreductase: MKTAIITGASSGIGRAVAEKLAHAGWSVGLIARRADVLEEMAASLPDALALPCDVSDAAAVEEAFASFVAEYGHLDLLFNNAGVFTPQADIDDTPLEDWDRALSVNLTGMFLCARQAFGQMKRQKPRGGRIVNNGSVSAHVPRPQAVTYTVTKHAITGLTKQLALDGRELDICCGQIDIGNTYTEMLADISDAAIAKGETPPPSFDVSHVADSVLAMAELPLNANVLFQTIMARGMPYVGRG, from the coding sequence ATGAAAACTGCGATTATCACAGGCGCGAGCAGCGGCATCGGACGCGCGGTGGCGGAAAAGCTGGCCCATGCAGGCTGGTCGGTCGGGCTGATCGCGCGGCGCGCGGACGTTCTAGAGGAAATGGCCGCCAGCCTGCCTGACGCATTGGCGCTGCCCTGTGATGTCAGCGATGCGGCTGCGGTCGAGGAGGCCTTTGCGAGTTTCGTCGCAGAGTATGGCCACCTTGATCTGCTGTTCAACAATGCGGGCGTTTTCACGCCGCAGGCCGACATTGATGACACGCCGCTGGAGGACTGGGATCGCGCGCTGTCGGTGAACCTTACTGGCATGTTTCTTTGCGCCCGTCAGGCGTTCGGCCAGATGAAACGGCAGAAGCCTCGCGGCGGTAGGATCGTTAACAACGGTTCGGTTTCGGCGCATGTGCCGCGCCCGCAGGCGGTGACTTATACGGTGACCAAGCACGCGATCACGGGGCTGACCAAGCAGTTGGCGCTCGACGGTCGGGAGTTGGATATCTGCTGCGGTCAGATCGACATCGGTAACACCTACACCGAAATGTTGGCCGATATCAGTGACGCCGCGATCGCCAAGGGCGAGACGCCGCCGCCGTCGTTTGACGTTAGCCATGTGGCCGATAGCGTGCTGGCGATGGCCGAGCTGCCGCTCAACGCCAACGTGCTCTTCCAGACGATCATGGCGCGGGGCATGCCCTACGTGGGCCGCGGTTAA